A stretch of DNA from Pyxicephalus adspersus chromosome 5, UCB_Pads_2.0, whole genome shotgun sequence:
ttgagtttagatatgttttaagaAGATCAACTGTTGGTGCGGACTTGTCAACTCTCTATtgaaatatattaacatttttgatGGTTTGTACAGACATataataatgaacatttatttttgttcccaTATTTTATTACACAGGTTTTCAACCAACCAGCCTAGCTTACAAGATAAAGATGGCTGAAGTGGGTGGTATGGCAGAAACACTTGTTTTGTCTCTGACATTACTTGAGAATCATCTGCAAGAGAAGATAGCACTGCTGAAAGTACTGCAGCTTTTCTCAAACTCTATTGGTATGTGTAAAAACTGTGACAAGATAGAAACACAGTGACTAAAAGTGACAGATTGTTTATAACCCCTTCCCAATCTGTTCTAGAAATCCAGTCTGACAGGAATTCCATTTACATGTATGCTACTTATATTCGTTCATTGGTACACATGCTTTGAAAGGGAAGAGAAAgcattatacattacatttttggggcTGGCGTCTTGGCTCAAAACTGAATTCCAGCCTTCCTTTTAAGCTTCATGTTTGTACTGGATcctttcctgtactgaaattgtgcTCTATAAGTTTACTGCACACGGTAGGCTTCTTACATTATGCATTAGAATCAAATGTCTAATTTCCTGTGGAGGACATCCAGCACCATATGTGCCTTTTTTTccagccttactgtccctgaTCCACCctttttattcattagatttcagtttcAGTCCTCATCACAACACCCTGCTAGCTTCTCTCGCCACTCATGATCTGCCtataatgcataaaaaaacatagaGACCATGTAGGATATCACTGgttctaaaacattaaaacatcatGAAACAGAATGATTTCTTTAATAAAGGTCATAAAATAGGAGGAAACTGggaaggtaaaataaaagcagattcaatttcagctttaatcataaattatttaCTGGGCAAAatgaatcaacttttttttttacacctgctaAATTTATATCCTCTGTATAAATGAATGTAATGTTTGCTACATGGCATTTTGGCTGTTGCCAAATTACAATATCATCACATAACAGTGGCTTCAATTTTCTAGTAGCAATCTCCTATTGATCATGTAACATTTCAAATCACCATTAGAACCAAAGACTGGTAGCCATTTTGTATTCTGATAGTGAAGAGATTTGTAGAGCAAAAACAACACATTCGAACAGTCAAAGTAAAGCAAttgtctatttgtttttgttctgtcACACTGGAAAATTAATGAACCACTTACAATACTCTTCTTTTCCTTCTGTATAGAGAACTGTAAGCTTATGGCCAAAGCTCAGGCTGCCTGCCGGATCTGTTCCCGACTCAATGACCCTGATCCCTCTGGACAGGTCCTCTTTCGTTCCTCAGAGATTCTCTGGAATCTGCTGGAAAATGGACCTAAAGAAGAAATCATTAATCAGCTCAGTAACATAGAATGTATCTAGTAAGCACATTTATTATTACCAAAACACAGTCAGTCCATGTTCTTGGTAGAACTTTTAAATCTTGGCTTTGGGGGGCACAGTAATCACGCCCAGGTAAATCTTATTACACATTAGATCtctccaaaaaaacacaaatattgttaAGCGGGAGAGTCTGCCCTTACTGAACTTACAAAAATTGGATTGTATGCTTGCATGATACTTGTATGTACAGCTTGAtaggtaatatattttacatttgacacAAAGACCTGAACTAAACTTAGATGAAGTGTGTAACCAGCTCAGTGGTAAAAGGTACAGtgttagcaaaaagcaaatgacgttgaagaaatccattctaggtttgctggatcatccagcttcactgaagaaaatatatcctctccagccttggggagctttaataaatcagacttattGTCTCACCAATTAGTTTGTTATGCAGAACCTGCAGATAACTGGTTTAGATAAAGAACTGATAATGCTAATATTTACTTAGATATTAAATAAACAGGCTGGAACACCCTGACATAAGGTCACTGAAAAATGTCAGCCATGAACAAGCAGGCATCTTCATGATAATAATGTGTGACCAGGCATATCTGAAATCTGCTGTAGCACTGAGACCAGCTTTTCTCATGCCAGTCTGTAGATGGACTAAAACAATGCACACCCAGTTCAGGCCTAGTACACACGATCAAAACTGCTACCAGTTTGGTGTTCAGCTGACTGATCTGATCAATATTCCCATCAGTAATTGATCAATTGTTAACTGCCAAACTACAATACCATCACACAGATGGCTTCAGTCAAAAATCCCAAATCACAGCACACACGTgttcaagaaaatgtaaaatcattttccCCATTGAATTTTCGTGATTAAACATACAGTGTTTgtactgtgtttattttatagtgCGCTCAAGGACTCCTTTGTACGTCTACTTACCAATGGCTACAGACATTATGACCGGCAACTGCGAAATGATCTTCTGGTGATCACTACCTTGATCGCAGAGAACAATTGCTCTCCACTGGTTgtaagtataatataaatatagtacattaaaacataataggcctgattttttaaagttctccaagaatagagagaatacactttcatccgtaaagctgggtgatccagcaaaccttgaatggatttaaaagtcaatcctggaccaccagatccattccaggtttgctggatcagccagcttgaTGAAagttgatgaaagtgtatcctaatcagccttggagagctttaataaatcaggcccaatgcctcaAGCTTATCTcaacccaaaaaacaaatattttggtatattacaattccattgctttttattttttcttagatAGATCACAGATTAACAAGCACCTGTGTAGATTTCTTGGTATATTAAATGATGTGTAAAGAAGAAAACACCAAtgaatattttaggatttataCATATTGGTGTAAGGAGTCagcttaaaaagtttttttttagcgaAAGGATTGGGTGTAATGGCATCACACACAACAATTGTGAAACCTTTTAATTAATTGCAGCTTTCATGTGTCCACTGTAAAAATATGCTATTGTTTATTTTCACTATCTTTGGcattttctttgtatgtaccctaatattttaaaaataaggaatttcaaaaaaaaaaaattaaaaagtcacattttctataatttgtgttttacttttaggAAAGTGGATTTGCCAAGCAACTGATCTTGTTTGCAACTTTTTCAGAAGGTGTGTGTAATAACATTTATAAGATACAGTATGTGCATCTCTCTCTCTATTCTACACttattattacataaattattattattattattattattattatagtatttagtgccaacatattagtcAGTCCTGTTCTTtgaatgacagatacagacagtgacacagtaggaggagaaaacctaatatatatgttcattacctctgtatttctctctcaTATGTTTAATACAATTGTGCATGCATATATGACAAATTTTTTACCATGTACAATATTCCTTTCTAACTAGTTAAAAGTCACAATCCATTggttaaaaatttaaaacttttacacaagcatgaagattttgaaatgaaaaagctGTTGCTGAACATGATGGTTGTTTTAGCTAAGGATCTGTCAGCAGTGCAGGTAAGAACTTAGTAACCatgttattattaaactatatttaagCTGCACTAAGCATACAAATTACCCAGATACTGCATgattcctgaatgtatcatttaaaGCATATACTTGTAGGTGGAAAAAGTACTGAATTTGACTTGATATCAAACTTTTGCAATCCTCCATACAGCAGAGCTTAGACTCAGTTTTGCTGCAATGATCATGTTCTATCAAAAGATATGTCACTAGAGGAAAAATATGAGCATCTTCTGTTGTTCAGTCACATGCTGGTGGAAGGATAAGACCTCTAAGTTGGTATATACATGTATCTGCATTACATCTAGTTAAAACTCTCGGATTAAGTGATAGCATGTTCTTAGCTATTATCCTGCAGACTTTACAATGAAATAGTTATGACAATTAAGCTGCTATATGAAAACTGTCTGTCTGTGTCACTCATGTAGTTGCTCTGTGATGGAAAGGCGGTTTTAGCCCTTTTCAACTATGTCAAAGCAAGTGAAAAGCCTGGAATCCATGACTGGCCTGCTGCCCGTTTTGAAGATTTACAGCTTCATGCCATTGCAACCTTATCTACAGTAGCCCCTTTGCTGGTGGAAGACTACATGACCTGCCAAGGAAACACTCGTATACTTCTCTTTCTAGAGTGGTGCTCCAGCCAAGGTATTTCCAACAGATTTGCCTctttttgcataaaacaaaaaggatATGTTAGTGTAGCTACAAAGCTATAAAATGGTTCTAAAATGAGCCTTGGCTCTTCCCATGGAGGGAGAGAATCATAAGGCTACATACCCACGTAGATGATTCTCAACCGATAATCGCCTttgggctgatatcagacgagaatctggcgtgtgtgcagGGCTCATCGTTCATGGAGCCAGCGCTCGTTTGTGCATCGTTCAGacttttgttggaaaggatcatgaaggttcctttccaacgataatttttgAATGTGTGTAAGCAGCCTTAGTCTTCCTATgcagggaagtaaaaaaaaagtaaatgttaacacAGGGTATATAccaatttaaagtaaaccttttactTTGCCTTTCACAAGCAAATGAGTAACATAACAAATTcttatattaaataacaaaacctAGCTAAATAAGGTTCTCAATGAGAAATGACTTTGGTCATTAGCTCTAATCCCCAACTAAACACTAACCCTAAATAATCACTCTCCCGCATCCTAATAAATGCTAATTCTAGCTATTTTCTAACCTTCAAGCCAACCTTGCCCTCTATGCAAGACCTGCTTATTTACTGAGGTCCCCATCCTCTCGATATtatattcacttaaaaaaaaaaaaatacacttggcGTGGGGGGGTATATACAACTCAATCTACAGAGTTAGATCATTCTTGTCAAAGACAATAATTCTTAATTTCCCCAGCGGATTGATAAATGACCAATTGGCTACGACCACTGCACACTTTTATGGAGGAAAGTACAAGGAGTGACACTTGTTCATCCgtccccctccccttttcattGAACAGAATGTTGTTGTGTTTACGACACTCGTTCATTCACTTGACACAGAaattgatcatgaaagattgtttccagcaacaatcatctgatgtctgtgcAGGGCTTTACCCCTGGCTTAAAGAACCTGAGAAATGCAGATTACCTGAATTTCCATAAGATGATAGGGCATTCCCTAGGATCTCTGTAAAAGACTGGTGAAGTCATCTTCACATATGTGCAGATGGAAGGTAAGATAGATATAATAACTAATACTAATTACCTTTTACCACCAAATATGTTTTTGACACGTGTGCAACAAAGTAAAATGCAGGGTTGGAGTGGAAGTCCTCAATGAATAATGAAGGCCAAATACCCCATATTagctgaaaaaaatcatatttggatTGGATATAGTTTATTGTTCTTGAACAAAATCTCTGTGTACAACATTGTCAGATTTTAGTATAAACCATAAAGTCTTCCAGTctccctttcttccttctttctcatGCTGCCACCTATTCACTTCTCTTTTTTGTGGTATAGGTGTAATAATCCAGACAAAGATATGAAAGAANNNNNNNNNNNNNNNNNNNNNNNNNNNNNNNNNNNNNNNNNNNNNNNNNNNNNNNNNNNNNNNNNNNNNNNNNNNNNNNNNNNNNNNNNNNNNNNNNNNNNNNNNNNNNNNNNNNNNNNNNNNNNNNNNNNNNNNNNNNNNNNNNNNNNNNNNNNNNNNNNNNNNNNNNNNNNNNNNNNNNNNNNNNNNNNNNNNNNNNNNNNNNNNNNNNNNNNNNNNNNNNNNNNNNNNNNNNNNNNNNNNNNNNNNNNNNNNNNNNNNNNNNNNNNNNNNNNNNNNNNNNNNNNNNNNNNNNNNNNNNNNNNNNNNNNNNNNNNNNNNNNNNNNNNNNNNNNNNNNNNNNNNNNNNNNNNNNNNNNNNNNNNNNNNNNNNNNNNNNNNNNNNNTACTGAGTGCGATAAATctgaactgaaaatgaaaaattacctaatgttcattttcttttgaggtaccatttaaaaacactttaacttACATTACCCCCCACTCTCACATACTTTTTCCTATTGTTTGACCATTATCCCCCGAAACTGCTTCCTTTCGGCATTCTGTCGGTTACTGGCCTCTGACATCATCATGCACCGTGCAATACCAGTATTCCTGCTATGTGAGGGAGTCAAGGGCCCACCCCATGCAGGTTTGCATCTGATATAAAGAAACACAGACGGGTCGGCTTTTaggcattttaataaataagtctTCATATGTAAGCAAGTATAATAAAAGTGTAATGAAATGGTAATCTGTTTTCTTGTATGAACATGCATAAACATCTGCAAAGCTGCATAAACATTGGAGCAGATGGCAGCCTACGCTGCTGCTCTGCCTACGCTGCTGCTTTACTATACACCAACTAACTCTTCTTTAGGAGATTCTTTCACCTACATCTTTTGGAATAGACCTTCACATTATTTGGAACGGAAATCCCACCCTAGAATACCATGTAGGGCATACTGTTTTTCGCTGCCCTGAGGAAGCGTATTTAGGCGAAAGCGTTGGGATTTAAGACAGATATAATTCTCCTACAGACGTTGTTAAAATATCGTATTCCTTTAGAGGCTTATGGACTTTATAAAAAGCAACAAGGAGAGATTTGTATAGTACTATGTCTTAAGAAACCTCAATAAGTTTATGAAGGGGGTGAGACTTTAACCCAATTGTATTGACTTTTGGTATTTATGTCACTTTGTTGAGAATTTGTGTACCCTAATATATGTTTGCCCTAAAAAAACTCTTTacttttgaatattttctttgttttactctaatctgttttcttttttaggaatCTTGAAGAAAAGCTTGGCTGGTTCCGGTAAAAATGATAACTTTATTTTGCTGGAAATTCAGTCTGACATTCTCTTCATTCTGTCTTCACTTTGTGAGAATGATACACACAGGAAGGTTAGTATTTCATTTGTGGATAATGACATTTGTACTCTCACTGTTGTATTATCATTTCTGCTGTCCTGTCTGACTGACCGTTTCTGTGGGTAAACTGTGTTATCATTTCCAAAATCCTGCAAGAATGACTGTTCATCTAAGTGATCATTTCTCATGTTCTGCAAGAATGACTGCATGGATAATCTGAGTTATCATTTATCGTGTCCTGTAAAATAACTATTTATACTCTCATCATTTGTTGAATTTTTGTTGAAATTccaattatctttgttagcctattgcacaaaatagtaataaattgTGTGGGATACTTATCTTGTCAACTTTTAAACTTTCTCAGGAGTTGTTTGGATCAGAAGGAGTGGATATTCTCATACAGCTTCTAAAGATGGAGCCCTCTAAGATTTATAGTGGTCTTGGTCACAATAAACTACTTTTTTGTACACTAGATGCTGTGTGGTAAGTGTGTCTAGATTGTGTTGGATAACAACTGTACAGACTCCATTCCATTTGGTATCActtaaaatgctttattgttataatatatatttattaaaatgctatattcttaaaaaaacattatggtgCTTTAGGGGTTCTTTTAcagggtgctaggggttccttgagcaataagcagctTGTGACACCTAGGTCAGTCCAACtgataccaatgttttttttggctagGGTGACTAGCATTCATCCTACTGGGCACCACAATtgtatactgtgagttgtgggtatagtaattatagcaggggttccctatgacctgaaatttatttcaagggttccccccttgaaaacactgatctagatagTGTGCTATATAAGACAGTAGCTCTACCAACCAAGGGGGGCTATATTTATAGCACAcattcacaatatataaaaataatgtgtgtattatatttattttgtcttttttgggttttttttaggagCTGTATTATAGGGTGCTTCACTTCAGAGGACTACTTTCTTGAAAAAGAAGGCATGTttataattttagatttattagCAGTAAGTATTTAAACTGATCTGCTTTATCCTCTCGTGAGTATTTAGGCAAACCTATACTCCCCAAATGTAATTACTGTTTTTGTAAAAACGCAGGATGTAGGTAGATATAATAAAGCTAaggaaattatatataatataaatatactactTTATAGAActgaacaaaattattttttttattaatttgactCTTACTTATCCTTTGTTTTTCTTAAGCTTAATCTTAAAAACATGAACAATTTATTACTTGGAATTTTGGTGGAATTCTGTGATAATCCTAAAACCATTCCACATATTTTAACTTGGAGGGgaaaaaataatgacacagtTCCAAAACATTTGGTACGGTTGTGGAAGCAGGAAGAGGAAGAGCTTGGAGTGAGAAGAGACAGTTATGGGCGTATTATCGGTGAGTAATGATAAATGTGGATTGATTAGCTTGGAAAAGCTGCTGGTTGCTTATAGTAATCCATTAGATGGTTACTTACATTTTACCAATGACAGCTTGAAAACAAAGAATCTgctgtataaaattattttcttgtacGCTTCGTAAAATAAGGTTTAGGTTAAATTGGTTTGGGTCTTTCTGCTCCAAACAGTGTTGTTTAttgaacacaaaaaaagatttctcCAGCATACAGGAAATGAAATCTTTGCTGTTCTTCAGTAAATGATAATATAACATCAGCAGCAAAACTGGTACAAGTCGCTTACAATTAACAGTTCCAAACTTGG
This window harbors:
- the CFAP69 gene encoding cilia- and flagella-associated protein 69 (The sequence of the model RefSeq protein was modified relative to this genomic sequence to represent the inferred CDS: added 170 bases not found in genome assembly), which translates into the protein MPAAQGVAAAPLMGIPRPDNGKKSAGRPVVKLVVTDTELGESEAVPSKPIDMNRVLNLFEDPFSRDLVERHVRILKKVAKTYCNGILLKDLPQIVKILNICATRAGDHTEYIDPMCDIVKLCGLPFLKERMSDEATYAQVVADSFSQLGCLMRVPSSQLRIQICKSIANFYNPEMSKQQTEGFQPTSLAYKIKMAEVGGMAETLVLSLTLLENHLQEKIALLKVLQLFSNSIENCKLMAKAQAACRICSRLNDPDPSGQVLFRSSEILWNLLENGPKEEIINQLSNIECIYALKDSFVRLLTNGYRHYDRQLRNDLLVITTLIAENNCSPLVESGFAKQLILFATFSEVKSHNPLVKNLKLLHKHEDFEMKKLLLNMMVVLAKDLSAVQLLCDGKAVLALFNYVKASEKPGIHDWPAARFEDLQLHAIATLSTVAPLLVEDYMTCQGNTRILLFLEWCSSQDGFSGQGNCFHGTGGRGNKYAQMRFSLRLLRAMVSIGDESVNQDLCDQGAINQLLGMLKKSLAGSGKNDNFILLEIQSDILFILSSLCENDTHRKELFGSEGVDILIQLLKMEPSKIYSGLGHNKLLFCTLDAVWSCIIGCFTSEDYFLEKEGMFIILDLLALNLKNMNNLLLGILVEFCDNPKTIPHILTWRGKNNDTVPKHLVRLWKQEEEELGVRRDSYGRIIDAERPLVGQFQDEQEVVPMPANCFSVAIMEVAENVRAKIYSVFCRLGFENLPGLSALDYVTLSVISRYLDFKIKANHKQSEMVMKTWDKFLARTSNYEALRKAKRLQEKSIDSSRQKARPQNSTLHSTHITNLNTTVACGRVVTVERTPSKLIGGPLADTDLAIKRVPIRGGALQKTKSVRLLN